The sequence TTATTGGTGGCGGCGAACTAGCCTTGAAAGCCAAAGACGTTGCCGATCTTGTGATCAGCCCCGACGAACTCGGGGCCCTCGCAGACGACAAGAAGCAGGCCAAGAAGGTCGCGAACAGTATCGATTATTTTATCGCCGAAGCGCCATTAATGGCGGTCGTCGGTAAGAGACTGGGTACAGTTCTCGGCCCGCGCGGAAAGATGCCGAAGCCCATCGCGCCGGGTGCAGACCCGTCCGCGATGATCGACCAGCTCCGCAGGACTGCGACCATCAGAACGAAAGACAGAAAGACCTTCCACGTGCCCGTTGGAACGGTCGATATGAAGGCACAGGAAATCGCCGATAACATCGACGTTATCCTGGGACGTGTCGAGGGCCGCCTTGAGAAAGGCCGCCACAACATCGCGTCCGCCTACGTAAAGACCTCGATGGGACCGTCGGAGAAGGTGATGTGAGGAGGTCTAAGATGGCACACGTCGCAGCATGGAAGAAGGATCTGGTGAACAAGCTCGTGGAGGGGCTGCTCGAGTACCCGGTCGTCGCGGTTGTCGACGTACATGGTATCGCAGGGCAGCAGATCCAGAGCATGAGGGCCCAGCTCAGGGGTCAAGCGTACCTCAGGATGACCAAGAACAAGCTTATTGTACTGGCCATCGAAGAGGCTGCGAAGCAGAAACCCGGGCTGGAAGGGCTCAAGGACGCGGTCCACGGTCAGTGCGCTTTGATAGCCACGGACAAGGACCCGTTCAAGTTGTTCAAACAGCTTGACGCGACCATGACTCCCGCACCCGCGAAAGCGGGACAGGATGCGCCGATCGACATAGTGGTCCCCAAGGGGCCCACTCCGTTCGGCCCCGGTCCGATCATCGGAGAACTTCAGAAGATAGGCCTTCCCGCATCCATCGAAGCGGGAAAAATAGTGATCAAGAAGGAAACGACCCTTGTTAAGAAAGGAGAGCCGATCTCCGCACCGGTCGCAACCATGCTACCCAAGCTGGGAATACTTCCGATGATCGTAGGAATGGACCTCAGGGCCGCCTACGAGGACGGGATCATATACCACAGGGACGTACTGGCTATTCCTGACGGATACTATAACGGAATGTTCGCCGCGGCAATCTACAACGCACGCGCACTTGCAATCGACATCGCCTACGTCACAGACCAGACGATCGGAGCGCTTGTCGCGAAGGCGTACAGGGAGGCGATGGCCCTCTCGGTAGAAGCCGCAATCCCAACCAAAGACAGCATCGGAGCGCTCATGGCCAGGGCAGACAGGCAAATGCTTGCCATTGCCTCGGCAGCAGGATACCAGGACGAACGCATCACCGCAAGGTTGAACGCGGCGGCCGCAGCGGTACCGACTGCAACAGCAGAGCCCATTAATACCGATGAGAAAGGGGACGAGAACAGCGAAGAGATCAGCGAACAGGAAGCCGATGAAAACGCGGCCTCCGGAATGTTCAGCTTGTTCGGCTAAATTAAGGAGATGAAAAATATGGAGTATATCTACAGCGCAATGGTGCTCTACTCTGCAGGCAAAGACATTACCGAGGACGCGGTCTCCGGTATTCTCAGCGCCGCGGGTGTCGAGCCTAATGCAGCCAAGATCAAGGCTCTGATCGCTTCTCTCGATGGGGTCGATATAAAGGAGGCAATCGCAAACGCCTCCGTAGCAGCCGCCGCACCCGCGGCAGCCGCCGCCCCCGCCGCCGCTTCCAACGAACCTGCAAAGGAGAAGGAAGAAGAGGAAGAGGAAGCAGTCAGCGAAGAAGAGGCTGCAGCCGGTCTCAGCGCCCTTTTCGGATGAATACGGGCACGGAGCACTGACAACACAAACCTTTTACATCTAATTTCTTTATTTTCATATATGGGGTCTGAAGTTCCGATGGAATCTACCGAAAGAGTTACCGTAAGGCTCAGTTCGGACACCTTGGCCGTTTTGAGGACACTGGTCGACAGCGGCGAGTATCAGAATCTTTCAGATATACTGCGCGAAGCCATCGAAGATTTCATATCGATCAAGTTCACGCCCGACAACATCTCGAAGATGATGGTCGAGATACCGAAGAAAAGGGCAACGGAGCTGGAGAACCTGGTGAAGGAAGGCGACGCGATATCTATGGACGATGCTGTGCGTAACGCTGTCACCGAATACATCCGGTCTAAGATGCGCCCGGAGGACAGGGGTTGAAGACTCTCGCGGTCGGATGCGGCGGGGCGGGAAGCAACATCGTCCGCGGCATAGATCCAGAATTCATACGAACAGCGTTCATCAATACGGATTCCGAAAGCGACATCCCGATGGTGCCGGACAATATCAGGGGCTGTAAAGGCGACAGCTCCGTCGGCAGGGCGCTGGCCGAAGACTATTCGGAAAGTATCGACCGGCTAGTGTCCGGATACGGGAACGTGATAATCGTCGCGGGGCTCGGAGGAGGGACAGGAACCGGCATGGCTCCGTTGCTGGCACATCGCGCGCGGGCCGCCGGCTCCCGCACCGTTTCTGTGATATGCGTCCCGATGGAGTTCGAAGGACGCGACAAGAAGGCCTACGATTCAATGAGGGAACTCATAGGATGCACCGACAGGACGGTACAGATCGACCTGGACATGGCCGCCGCAGGCAGCCCGTCGTCCTCGTTCGAAGAGGTGATCGCATCCGCCGACCGAACCGCAAGGGATGCGATATGCCGCATCGCGGAGATGATGGACGGTCCGTTTTTCAGCATATTCGTCGAGAAAGCGTATACTTTGACGGCGGTCGGTGACGGAAAGCCGGAGGAAAAGGTCCCGGAGGCGATGAAAAAACCGCTTTTCAGATCGGACCCCGCTTACGGCAAGGCCGTGATACACGCGGACAGGGAGACATACCGCTTCAGAAAGACGATATCGGACGAGGTGTGCTCGATGACCGGAATAATCCCGGAAATAATAGAAAGCGGACGCGCTGGCACTATGGTATTTATTCCCGTTCCCTACCGGCCCTGAGACCTTTGACGGCATCTCCGAAAACACCCATTATCGTGTTGTATTCGTATTTTGTGGGGATGGAGCGCCCCATCATCTTCCTGAACATCAGCGATGTGCGTTCCCTTCTGACCTCGGGATATTCCACCGCGTCCAACAGGTCGTCGAAGAATCCGAACATCAGCTCTTTCTCGCGGATGTCGGCGGGCTCGGGGCTGGGAGTGATATGGGTCTTTCCGAAAAGCTCGTACATCAAGATCCCCCCGGCATGTGAAAGGTTGAGGGTCGGATATGTTTCGCTGGATGGGATGTTGACGAAGACGTCGCAGTGGTCCAGCTCTTCCTGGTATAGTCCTATGTCCTCTCTCCCGAGCACCAAAGCGATCTTTTCACCGTATTCCCTTACGCTTTCAGCGAATTTTTCCGGCGAAATGGGAATGCGGCCATAGTTCGTCGGGCCCTTGGTTATCGTTCCGCTTGTGCCAGCTACCAAAAAACATCCGTCGACCGCGTCTTCGAGGTTACGGAAGATCCTGGCTTTGGCGAGGATATGGGATCCGTGCTTCGCCCGCCTGTAGGCTTCGTCGCCGATCTCGCAGGGGTTCACAAGGCAGAGGTCGTCGAAATCGAAGTTCGCCATCAATCTGGCTATTGCACCTACGTTACCCTCGAATTTCGGTCCAACAAGCACGATGCGTACGTCAGGCATACACTTCGGGGTAATAACAGAAAATACTTAACGATAGTCCTTAAATCAATGATTGCGGTTGTTCGTCCATGACGGTTCCGAAAGACCATCCCAGATACAGGTCGCTGGTGACCCGCGAGAAACTGGCGGACATGGTCGGGCGCGGCATCGTGAGCCCCACCGGCCTGATATCGCATGGAAGGGGCGAGGCCTTCGATTATCTGATGGGCGAAAGATCGATCGTGCCAGCGCTCTGGTCCGAGAAGGCGGCGGCGGCTTTTCTGCTGAATGCTTCGAGGCCCGTGGTATGCGTGAACGGTAACGCGGCCGCCCTAGGGGCGAAGGAGCTCATCGAGGTTGCCGAGGAAGTGAACGCCAGGATAGAGGTGAACATATTCCACCGGACCGAGGAGAGGATGAACCTCATCATAGATCATATGGAATCAGAAGGCGCCACGGGAGTATTGGGGCGCGGACCGGACGCCAGGATACCCGGCCTCACTTCCGACCGTGCGCTTTGCACAAAAGAAGGAATATTCGACAGCGACGTCATACTGGTTCCCATAGAGGACGGCGACCGGGCGGAAGCGCTGGTGGCCATGGGCAAGACCGTCATATCTATAGATTTGAACCCGCTGTCTCGGACGTCGAGGATGGCTACGGTCTCCATCTCGGACGAGATGAACAGGGCCCTGGCAAACATCAAAGGGTTCGCGAGAGAACTGAAGGGTCAAAAGACCCAGATAACAGAAATAATAAAAGATTACGATAACCGCGCAGTACGTAGGGACACGGTAATGTCAATATGTAAGGCGCTGATGGCAGAATTCGAGGAGGATGAAGAAAATGGACGAACTTAAACAAGGTGTACTGAAACTCCACTGGGCAGAGGGCCACATGCCGGTCATGAAGGCGCTGAGGAAGCGCTTCGTAGACGAACAGCCACTGAAAGGCCTGAAGATCGGGATGGCCCTCCACACCGAAGCGAAGACAGGAATACTGGCAATATCGCTGGCAGAGGCAGGGGCGGACATCAGGCTGGCCAGCTGCAACCCCCTCTCCACCGACGACTCGGTGGCGCTGGCTCTGAAAGAGGAGTACGGCCTTAACGTATACGCGAGGAAAGGAGAGACGAATTCCGAATACTGCACGAACCTCAACAGCGTTCTGAACATGGCGCCCGATTACATCATCGATGACGGCGCGGACCTGATAGCCATGCTGCACACCAACCGCAGGGACGTCCTCAAGAACGTCAAGGGAGCCAACGAGGAGACGACCACGGGCGTGCTCCGCACGAGGTCCATGGAGAAGGAAGGCAAGCTCGAGTTCCCAGTGATGGCGGTCAACGACGCCAAGATGAAGTTCCTGTTCGACAACCGTTACGGCACGGGGCAGTCGGCCTTCGAGGGATGGATGGTCGCCACCAACCTTATAGTGGCAGGCAAGAACCTCGTGGTAGCAGGTTACGGCTGGTGCGGCAAAGGCGTCGCAATGAGGGCCAAAGGGCTCGGGGCGATCGTAACGGTCACCGAGGTCGACCCCATAAAGGCGATCGAAGCAAAGATGGACGGATTCGAGGTCAAGAGGATGGTCGATGCCGTAAAGACCGCGGATATAATCATGACGGTCACCGGATGCAACGACATACTGACCGAGAAAGACTTCAAGTTGATGAAAGACGGCTGCGTAATGGGCAACGTGGGGCACTTCGACAACGAGGTCAGCAGGGAGGACCTGGAGAGGATGTCGGTTTCCCGGGAGAAGGTCAGGGACCATATCGTAGAGTACGTTATGGCCGACGGACGCCGTCTTTATCTGATATCCGAGGGCCGCCTGATGAACCTGGCGGCCGGCCAGGGACACCCCGCGGAGATAATGGACATGAGTTTCGCAGTCCAGGCGCTCAGCATCGAATACCTTGTGAAAAACCACGAGATGATGGACAACCGCGTATACACAGTGCCTTACAAGATAGACAAGACCATAGCGGAGATCAAACTGAAGGCGATGGGAATAAAGATAGACAAACTGACCGACGACCAGATATCATATCTCGGCGGATGGGAGGCAGGCACCCAATGAAACCGTTCCTCACCGTCTACGGCCACGTCACGGTGGACAGCATCATGACGGTGGAGGACTTTCCAAAGCTGAACACCACCGCCGACATAACGTCCAAGAAAACGTTCCTCGGCGGCACGGGTACGAACATAGCCGTTACGGCATCGAAGCTCGGAGTCCCCACCGCACTGTGTACGCTCGTGGGGAAGGACCTGCCGGCAGAGTACCGCAAGTTCATCGAGGATTCGGGAGTGATAATGGACGAGTTCATCACGGTCGACGGATGGGAGACGTCCACGGCGGTGGTGGTAAACAACTCCAACCTCGACCAGAACGTCCTGTTCTTCCAGGGCCCCCAGGGCTACGCCTCCCAGATAGGCATCAGGATGACGAAGATGGCGTCCCATTCGAAATATGTGCATTTCTGCACCGGGGAGCCGAAATATTATATTTCGATAATGAAGGCGATCCACAACCCGGGGATGAAGATCGCCATCGATCCGGCCCAGGAGGTCCACCGCCTCTGGAATTCGGTCAACCTTCCGGAGGCCATCAACTATGCGGACTATTTGTTCTGCAACAGGTACGAGGCGGACTCCGTGATAAAGCATCTCGGCATCCCCTCGATAGGCGATACGGGAAAAGAGCTGACCGTATGCACGAAGGGAAGGGAGGGCAGCACCGCTTACTACGAGGGCAAGGAATTCAGCGTGCCTCTGGTCAAGGGCGGCAAGGAGGCGGACGCCACCGGCGCGGGAGATTCATACAGAGCGGGATTCTACGCCGGGCTGTACCGCGGGATGAGCATCAGGGAGTCCCTGATAATGGGCTCGTCGGTAGCTTCGTTCACCGTCGAGAAGAAAGGCGCCATGTCCAACATCCCGACCTGGGAGCAGGCGATGGAGAGAGCAAAGGACTATCTTCCGAAGGTCTGAGATGATAATAGCGATAACGGGCACGCCCGGTACAGGAAAATCAGAGCTCGGAAAAGAGCTGGCACGTCGCAATCTAAATGTAATTTTTCTGACCGACTTCATAAGGGAGAACGGTCTGCTCGGAGAATACGACGGGGAGATGGGCTCATACAACGTCGAAACGGAAGAACTGGACGAGGCTTTGGCCGAATACGGCGGTTCGTCGGAGACGTA comes from Methanomassiliicoccaceae archaeon and encodes:
- a CDS encoding ribbon-helix-helix domain-containing protein, with the protein product MGSEVPMESTERVTVRLSSDTLAVLRTLVDSGEYQNLSDILREAIEDFISIKFTPDNISKMMVEIPKKRATELENLVKEGDAISMDDAVRNAVTEYIRSKMRPEDRG
- a CDS encoding 50S ribosomal protein L1, whose amino-acid sequence is MAEKPTVTAVQKALESAKKRNFVETVELAINLRDVDLSIPKNRIQEDIVLPAGRGRILKICVIGGGELALKAKDVADLVISPDELGALADDKKQAKKVANSIDYFIAEAPLMAVVGKRLGTVLGPRGKMPKPIAPGADPSAMIDQLRRTATIRTKDRKTFHVPVGTVDMKAQEIADNIDVILGRVEGRLEKGRHNIASAYVKTSMGPSEKVM
- a CDS encoding 50S ribosomal protein L10, translating into MAHVAAWKKDLVNKLVEGLLEYPVVAVVDVHGIAGQQIQSMRAQLRGQAYLRMTKNKLIVLAIEEAAKQKPGLEGLKDAVHGQCALIATDKDPFKLFKQLDATMTPAPAKAGQDAPIDIVVPKGPTPFGPGPIIGELQKIGLPASIEAGKIVIKKETTLVKKGEPISAPVATMLPKLGILPMIVGMDLRAAYEDGIIYHRDVLAIPDGYYNGMFAAAIYNARALAIDIAYVTDQTIGALVAKAYREAMALSVEAAIPTKDSIGALMARADRQMLAIASAAGYQDERITARLNAAAAAVPTATAEPINTDEKGDENSEEISEQEADENAASGMFSLFG
- a CDS encoding phosphopantothenate/pantothenate synthetase → MTVPKDHPRYRSLVTREKLADMVGRGIVSPTGLISHGRGEAFDYLMGERSIVPALWSEKAAAAFLLNASRPVVCVNGNAAALGAKELIEVAEEVNARIEVNIFHRTEERMNLIIDHMESEGATGVLGRGPDARIPGLTSDRALCTKEGIFDSDVILVPIEDGDRAEALVAMGKTVISIDLNPLSRTSRMATVSISDEMNRALANIKGFARELKGQKTQITEIIKDYDNRAVRRDTVMSICKALMAEFEEDEENGRT
- a CDS encoding adenosylhomocysteinase, with translation MKKMDELKQGVLKLHWAEGHMPVMKALRKRFVDEQPLKGLKIGMALHTEAKTGILAISLAEAGADIRLASCNPLSTDDSVALALKEEYGLNVYARKGETNSEYCTNLNSVLNMAPDYIIDDGADLIAMLHTNRRDVLKNVKGANEETTTGVLRTRSMEKEGKLEFPVMAVNDAKMKFLFDNRYGTGQSAFEGWMVATNLIVAGKNLVVAGYGWCGKGVAMRAKGLGAIVTVTEVDPIKAIEAKMDGFEVKRMVDAVKTADIIMTVTGCNDILTEKDFKLMKDGCVMGNVGHFDNEVSREDLERMSVSREKVRDHIVEYVMADGRRLYLISEGRLMNLAAGQGHPAEIMDMSFAVQALSIEYLVKNHEMMDNRVYTVPYKIDKTIAEIKLKAMGIKIDKLTDDQISYLGGWEAGTQ
- a CDS encoding PfkB family carbohydrate kinase, with the protein product MKPFLTVYGHVTVDSIMTVEDFPKLNTTADITSKKTFLGGTGTNIAVTASKLGVPTALCTLVGKDLPAEYRKFIEDSGVIMDEFITVDGWETSTAVVVNNSNLDQNVLFFQGPQGYASQIGIRMTKMASHSKYVHFCTGEPKYYISIMKAIHNPGMKIAIDPAQEVHRLWNSVNLPEAINYADYLFCNRYEADSVIKHLGIPSIGDTGKELTVCTKGREGSTAYYEGKEFSVPLVKGGKEADATGAGDSYRAGFYAGLYRGMSIRESLIMGSSVASFTVEKKGAMSNIPTWEQAMERAKDYLPKV
- the rpl12p gene encoding 50S ribosomal protein P1 yields the protein MEYIYSAMVLYSAGKDITEDAVSGILSAAGVEPNAAKIKALIASLDGVDIKEAIANASVAAAAPAAAAAPAAASNEPAKEKEEEEEEAVSEEEAAAGLSALFG
- a CDS encoding RNA methyltransferase, giving the protein MPDVRIVLVGPKFEGNVGAIARLMANFDFDDLCLVNPCEIGDEAYRRAKHGSHILAKARIFRNLEDAVDGCFLVAGTSGTITKGPTNYGRIPISPEKFAESVREYGEKIALVLGREDIGLYQEELDHCDVFVNIPSSETYPTLNLSHAGGILMYELFGKTHITPSPEPADIREKELMFGFFDDLLDAVEYPEVRRERTSLMFRKMMGRSIPTKYEYNTIMGVFGDAVKGLRAGRERE